DNA sequence from the Pseudostreptobacillus hongkongensis genome:
CCTTTTATAATTCAGTCCACCAATATTTATACCAAACTGGCTCCTGTTCTTGTTTTGATTTTCTTATTATTTCATCTACTAAATTATTTATTTGTTTCCCATTTTCTATATTAGAAACAACTTTATACTTAGCCTCATATAAAATTCTATTAAATTCAGAAGATACATATTTAGTATACTTATCTCCAAAATCATTTCTAATATTTACCCAACCTTTTAAACCTTCTTGATATAAATAATCTATTATTTCTCTTCTAGTTTTATTCTTAGATAATCTTATTATATTTTCTGAAAATTTACCCATAGTAAATCACTTCCTTGTGTTGTTAAGTTTTATATATTTATATTGTACTCCTAACAACACAATTTATCAAATGATTTTATCTCATTCTTACTTTTCTTTCTTCTTTGGCTCTATTTGACTTAACAATTAGAGATACTGTTATAAAAGCCCTCTCCTAAAAACTTAAAGCATCGTATTTACAAGTAATCTCCCCCATTCTATAATAATATCTATTATTAAATTTGTGAATTATAGTTAATTATACTTTCTAAATCTAATATTTCAATATTTGCATTTGGAAGTGATTTTAAAACTATTTTTCCATAGCTTTTTGTATATAGTCTTTTATCAAGTATAATAACATTACCTTTATCATTTTTAGATCTAATTAATCTTCCAACACCTTGCTTAAGTTTAATTATTGCATAAGGTAGTTGAAAATCAACAAACGATCTTGAACCATATTTTTCAGAGATAGATTTTACTATAGGATCATCTGGAACTTGAAAAGGCATTTTCATGATTATAACACTACTTAAGGCTTCTCCTTGTATATCTACACCTTCCCAGAAACTATCCGTTCCTAAAAGTACTGATTTTTTCTCTTTTTTAAACTTTCTTATTAATTCTACCCTTTCATAATCACCTTGTTTTAAAATATTCAAATCACTATGTTTTTTTAAATATTCTGATATGTATTCTAAATCTATATACGAAGTAAATAGAACAAAAGTTTTCCCTTTATTTTTAATAGTGTAATCTAGTATAAACTTAGATGCTTCATCTCTAAAAGTTAATGAATTTGGTTCAGAAATATTAGTAGGCAACAATAAATTCATCTGATTTTTATAATCAAATGATGATTTAATAATTTTTTCATTAGATTCTTTTATTCCTAAACTTTGTTTTAAATAATCAAAATTTGAATTTGTAGTTAATGTTGCAGAAACAAGGATCATACTTTCTACTTTTTTTATAAACTCATCATGAAATCTTTCTGCGATATAATAAGGTGTAGTATTTAAATTTAAATAAACTCCATCTTCACTTTTAACCCAATAAATATACTCATCAAAGTTAAATTCAAAATTAATTTTAAGATTTTCAAATAATGATATAACTTTAGAAATCATATTATTTAAAAATACCATTTCATTTTCTTTATCTATATCTGTATTATTTTCTAAAAATTTACTTATTTCACCAATTCTTGTATCTACTTCTTTTATTCTTGATTCTATATTATTAAGTATACTTTTAAAATCTATATTTTTTAAAATATTAGTTAGATTCCCATTAAATTTAATATTTGGAATTTTCTCATTTATCATTTTCATAATATTCATAATATTATCATAAATATAGTCCATATCATCTATAAGTATGTCTTTTAAATTATCAACTTCAAAGTTATTGCTATATTCTTCAATTTTAGATAGTATTTTTAAAATAAGACCTGCTTTATCAACACTTTTAGCACTTCTATTGTATAATAATCCTAAACATTTAGACATTTCTTTAAAAGAAAAAGTATAAGAATAATATTTTCTAACTACATTTTCTAAATTATGTGCTTCATCTATAATTAAAATTTGATAATCTGGAATAAGTGATGTAGATGATTCATTTCTTAATATCCTATCAAGCATTAATATATGGTGATTGACAACAAATACTTTAGCTTTTTCATTTTCTCTTTTTTTATTATAGTAAAAGCAAGTTTCATAAAATGGACATTTTTTATATAAAGTTGTTTCCCTTTCAGAAGCTATTTCACTCCATATATTAGTTGATATATTAGATTTAAGCTCTGATCTATCACCATTTTTTGTTTTAAATATCTCATCAATTAATTTAGATATCTCAGGTTTCTTATTTCTATCATAATATTCTTGTAATTTTCTTTTACAGACATAATTACTTCTTCCCTTTATTAAAGTATACTCTATTTTTTCACCAAAAATTTCTTCTATTATAGGTAATTCCTTTTTTAATAATTGATCTTGCAAATTTAAAGTATTTGTTGAAATTACTACATTTTTATTTTCATTTAATGCCTTTAATATAGTTGGTATTAAATATGCCATCGTTTTACCAGAACCTGTTTCAGCTTCTACAAGAATAGGGTTATTTGAAAGCATATTCTCATCTATATACAATGACATTTCAATTTGATCTTTTCTTGGTTCAAAATTAAACCTTTCAAAAAGAGTATTATATATTTTTTCTATCATATCATTTCCTTTTTTATTTTCTTAATCAAATTTTACCAAAAATATATCTAAAAAACAATAAATTTAATAGAAAATACTTGCTTTTTTTTATGTATAATGTTAAAATAAATAGTAA
Encoded proteins:
- a CDS encoding ATP-dependent DNA helicase; translation: MIEKIYNTLFERFNFEPRKDQIEMSLYIDENMLSNNPILVEAETGSGKTMAYLIPTILKALNENKNVVISTNTLNLQDQLLKKELPIIEEIFGEKIEYTLIKGRSNYVCKRKLQEYYDRNKKPEISKLIDEIFKTKNGDRSELKSNISTNIWSEIASERETTLYKKCPFYETCFYYNKKRENEKAKVFVVNHHILMLDRILRNESSTSLIPDYQILIIDEAHNLENVVRKYYSYTFSFKEMSKCLGLLYNRSAKSVDKAGLILKILSKIEEYSNNFEVDNLKDILIDDMDYIYDNIMNIMKMINEKIPNIKFNGNLTNILKNIDFKSILNNIESRIKEVDTRIGEISKFLENNTDIDKENEMVFLNNMISKVISLFENLKINFEFNFDEYIYWVKSEDGVYLNLNTTPYYIAERFHDEFIKKVESMILVSATLTTNSNFDYLKQSLGIKESNEKIIKSSFDYKNQMNLLLPTNISEPNSLTFRDEASKFILDYTIKNKGKTFVLFTSYIDLEYISEYLKKHSDLNILKQGDYERVELIRKFKKEKKSVLLGTDSFWEGVDIQGEALSSVIIMKMPFQVPDDPIVKSISEKYGSRSFVDFQLPYAIIKLKQGVGRLIRSKNDKGNVIILDKRLYTKSYGKIVLKSLPNANIEILDLESIINYNSQI